AGAGGACCTCGTATATCTGTAATGTGGACGGGAGTGGGTTGGTTTGTGCCTCTCACAGGTTGTGTCCAGGTTTCTGATTTGATTATGTGTGTGTTCCTGAAAGAATAAACAAACGTGAGGTTTTTTGGACGAAATAAATATGTTTCTCTTAAATCTTTCAATTTTCTAAAGAGGAGACAAAAGAGGCTCCCATGgctgaaggggaggaggaggaggaagacagcgATGATGATGTTGAACCAATTGCGGAATTCAGATTTGTACCTAGCGACAAATCAGCCTGTAAGTGAAGAGGGAAATGGCGTTTTAGCTTAAAGGCCTGGCTATATGCGGAAGACATCTCTGGTATAGAGATGTAAATGGATGCCATCCTTTAGGGTCCTTCTCTAATTACTTGATTTCTGCATGCTGAGAACAACAAAGCAAATTGAAACTGGACTATTTCAAGCAGCCGCTTCTCAAGGAAAATTCCAGTGTTTTAAAGTAGAGACTTCTACGTATAAACACGAGACAAATAATCTTATCTATATACATTTGCAGAGAACTTGCATGggaaatatctttttaattacaaattcagTGATATTTGAGCCAGCAATGTTTCATTAGGAATATGCTAATGTCCAGACACTACCACTGGAAAGCAGTCGTATCCCATCCAGTGTGGAGCTTACAGCTGGATCCAAGTTTTAAGAATCTTACGTATTAGGTGTTGCAAGGAATCCTGTAGTGGGTAACCACAGACTGAATTGTCCAGAGAGAAGCCTGTATCATCaatgaaataatggaaaagtGCTGTTAAAGGGATAAAGCACCAGGCTGGATCTAGAAAACCTGGTTTGTTTCTTGCATGGCTGCTGGCTGCTTGGATgatgttttcaaatacaaattcAGTGGTGGTTCTGGTAAAGGAACATCCTCAGTCTCTCTGATCACTCAGTCCAGGATTTCTTGCCTGTCCTTGCGGGATATTGTTGGAGAAACGAGGGAGGTTTATGATCGTTTGTGTTCCTACAGTGGAAGCCATGTTTTCAGCGATGTGTGAATGCCAAGCTCTGCACCCAGACCCAGATGATGAGGATTCAGACAACGATTATGAAGGGGAGGAATACGATGTTGAGGCCCACGGTTTGTAACCattgtttcttttgaaataccTGCCAGCACTTGGATACCTGGAACTTCTCCTACGGTATCTGCCATGAGAATGGTTTGGTCTGTTAAGAAGTTCCGCATCATCTCGCCTAAACATTCTTTATGCCACAGGCACAGTATAAAAACTCAGAAATCTGTAATTTAGCTGTCACAAATCACTGGAATTCagcaaaaacattgtttttactCTCAAAAACCCCAAGACACAAATATCAGCCTTTCCTGTTCCCAGTGGATGTGCTAGCACAAGTTCCGTGCCCGTGCTGTGGCGTGGCCAATTCACATCACCGCGTATGTTCTGTAACTGATGTAAGCAGCCTTTTAATCGCAGTCGGTTAATCTGAGCATAACTCCTCTAGCTGTTGTCCTGTTCCTCCACCCCTGCTTGATCCAGGCTCCTCAACTTGGGTCTGATAAACACCAACTTGTTTTTGCAGAGCTAGAACAAGGTAACATCCCGACCTTTTACACTTACGAAGAAGGATTGTCGCATCTAACTGCAGAAGGTCAGGCCACTCTGGAGAGGTTAGAAGGCATGTTAGCCCAGTCTGTCAGCAGTCAGTACAACATGGCTGGGGTGAGAACAGAAGACTCGATAAGGGAGTTTGAAGGtaagaaatgcttttgttttcctaaagaaTACAGGAAAGCAGTGGTTTTCCAGTCTGGCTAATCCATAAACACCAGGACTGAGCAAGTACCATGCTGTGGGTGATACCTTATCGCGCTGTGTGTGTCAACAGCAGTTTTATCTTTGTTCACAACCACAGGTTATAAAAATGCCTGTGGCCCTGCGGGCAGTGTATTGCCTGCTGTGGATTGAGGGCTGCTGTGTTGAAGAGGGAGGACCACTGCGTTAAGAATTCTTGATTCTTACCGGAATGCTTTTCCGGAATAGTGGTAGGGTGAAGCtgatttaggattaaaaaaaaaaaattaaacttggcAGTCTATGCTGGGATTAGGAAGCAATTTCCACTCTAAACAGGtagtatttttcttgaaaatacccTAAATTGTAGGTTAATAATTCTCTTTACAGAGTTTGGTGTGAATTCAGAATCATTGAAATACActggaacagattaaaaaaaaataatctgcttttctgaaggaTGCTGTCTCTTAGTGCTACTGGTTGTTCGAACATGTATTTAAggagtaaggttttttttttctcggggggaaaaaacccagtgtctcaaattttgccttttttgcatGCTGTTTTCACTGGTGCAATgtattacctgggagaagaacAGGGAAGTAGTTTAGTAGTACTGCTTCTTGTTTGGATATAAACGTCTGTGTTGCATATGGCCTGACAGTTTTGAAGGATGAAAAATGCTGCAGCCGTTGTGGCTTTCCAGCTATCAGCTTGCCTAGAATAGTCAACAGAATAATAACTAATCTGTTCTGATCCACACAGatgattttttaatctttatttgcTTTGTCAGTTGTTTACAGGGTCTCTTTGTTCCACAACTTTGAATAAATTTATATAATATAAAGATAACCTTAGGTTATATACTTGTGTTTTAGCAGTGCCCTTCATTTGAAAATTTTGTCACGTTTCTGAACCcccaaattttgaaaattaaaataaattgaacagCAAGTATGTCACAGGTCTCAAAGCCCTCTTCATCAGTTTTATTTGCCTTCCTAATCTTATTTGTTATGGTACTGCTTCTTGGTTTGCTACAATTATTAATATCCCCAGAGCTGCTCAGTTTCagaattctgttattttttgacGTAGAGCGATTGTTCCATTTTTCAACTTTATGGTGGCTGAGAGCTATTTCAGAACAGGATCCAGCCTCTTTCTGTTAGAGCAAAATTAAAGCTATTAAAAGGAATCATGCCATTTGTTACAACGAAAcgtcatttaaaaaatgaaatagtttaaATCCGATATTGAAGTCTTTTAATAAGATAGGGTGAGATGAGGTTGTAGGAAGCTGTGACGTCTTTAAGTGACCGACTGATGGAGCTGGAACAAACCCACAAACCTGTGAGCACATCAGTTTCCTTAGGCCTCTCAGAAGTTCAGCAAAGGAGCTTCTGCTTTGGCCATCGCTTGTCAACAGAGGGCACTCGCTCCCTTTTGTGTGATAACATCATCCACTTGTGAGCCTGCGGTGTTACATAGCcttggctgttgtttttcagaTGGGATGGAGGTGGACATGGCACCAGTAGTTGCGGGGCAGTTTGAAGATGCAGAAGTCGATCACTGAGGAGGATGTATGCTGCTGTAAGTTCTTCTGTCTTCCAACACCAATGCTTTTCGGTCCTGCAGAGCCTTCCGTGTCTGCAATTTGTGTAATGCAAATGATCCCAGATCTCCTGCAGGAAGTATCTTGTGATATCAGGATGATGGTGatttagagaaggaaaaggtaGCTGTAGTTAGCACAAGTATGGAAAGATGTTCAGTCATCTGTCCAAAATTACCTGTCAGCGTAAACCATCACGCTGCATGGGTAACCTGCGTAGGTGTGCCTGTCTGGAAGGCAGGTCAGCCATTTCATAAATGAAGAATTGTCCGATCTCAAAGGCTCTTAGATGCTGATAAATGAACACTGGAGCCATTGCTGGGAAGTTACTGTCCTTAGTGTCCATTATTTCGCCCTTAGTGTGCAAGATTTCCCAGGCCTTTCAAGGGGGCAGAACACTTCACAGCGCTGCAAGTCCATCTCTTCCTTCACTGTAAGTGGGGCGGGAACAGTTCCCGGTACAGCTACCGAGCAATCTGGATGGGATTGTTGTCAGAAGTGCACAACTTAGAGACAACACCCTGCTTCGGTGGTTGTGCCAGTGTGCCCTCTTGCCTACCATCACCCGTACTGCTTTTCTCCTGTCAGGGGCATTACAAGATGTGCCACTGTTTCCTtgctggtgctgggtgggagaggcgGAACAGCTTATTCTGGGACTGTGTTTGTGGAGACACACAGGCACAGCGGGGTTGGGATTCCACCCCTGCTTCAGCAGTGCTCGCTAGCGCACAGTTTGCATGTGCTGCTCAAGTGGTTGTGCGTTGTCCCAGGTCTTCTGCCTCACTAGGAAGTGAAGACTGCCAGCTCTCACCATAAAGTGAGCGCACAACTATCCCACTTGAAGTGCCGGAGAAAGCATTTCTTGTGGGGCAGAcagctcggggtggggggagaaagaaggaaaggggcaggggaggaaaaggcCACAAACAGGAAGATGACACGCTGcaaaaaatcaatggaaatggGTCAGAAGTAGTTGGTTAGGGATTACAGCATCATTGAGGCTGCAGCCCCTGAGAAAGGCTGTTGCGGAGTGGTGATGCACACCTGCTTCCCTCCTCCGTTGCTTATTTTACTTTGTTGCTGTTAATACTCCTGCAGTTCTGAAAGTCTTTGGGTAGCCCTGTGTTCACTGACTGATCTCAGCCGCTGCCACTGGTCCTGAATTAGTATTTACTGTTTGGTGTAAGAGCTCAAACTTTTCTTTGGCTGCTTTTCCTACCCTGGGAAAGACTTTGCAGTACAGAGAGGagttcttccaaaaaaaatcaagatgctGATTGCCCTGCCACTGGATGGTTATCTTACTTGATAAAgggcacattttaaaattaaggaaaactcTTCAGCTGTAGGTGGGGTGACTCTTAGGGAATGGAAAGTTTGGCTCTGATGACTCCATCTCCAAGATGATTTTTGGTCcatggtttattaaaaaaaaaccaaaccaaacatgcTGTTGAAAATTGGAATTTGAATGCTTATTGTCCTGATTTAAGCCTGAGCAGGATTAAGGAGAGTTAGTGGCTGGTAGCAGATCTCTAAGGAGCCTGAAAGTGCTAGTGGAAGTGGTGTTGACTGATCTTCTAGCAAAGCACAAAATACATCTTGTAAGAAGTAGTTTTGCTCAGCAGAATTCTTCCAGCTGCTTACTCCATGCTTTCCACGGCACGGCAGGTGGCTGTGGGAGATTAATGCTGCGAGAGGTGACTGAATAGGGAGTCCGTCTGTCCTTCTGCTTGTGCTGATCAGAGCTGAGGAGCTGATCCCCGTCAGGGCAGATCAAGTGATCTGCATGTGCAGCGCCAGGTGTTGCGATGACATCGCTCCAGGTAGCAGTCTGGGAGCTGTGGGTGTGATGGAGCTTTTTAAAGTAACCACCAGCCTGAGCGTAGTGATGTAATTTCAGTAAGTTCAAAAAGCTAGGATatacagcagcaataaaaaacaGAATATGCAAAGTGACAAGAACAGCTCTTGCAGGTCTGTGCTAATCACCCTGCTAACAAGTTTGAGCACAAGGGTGGCTTGGTTCTACCCTCTGAAAAtaggggcagagagggagcatGCTGTGATCTTCTCGGTACTCCGTGGAGCAGCTCAGCCCTTTTAACCTTCTGAACTGCAAAAACAATCTACAGCAACATCTTGTTGGTGATCCTTTAGAGAGCAATGCACCGCCCTGCCTGTAAAGCGACGCCCTTGTGGGATGCTCATGTTGCATGTCACTGCTCGTTACCCAAATGAGATGCGACAGTTGCCTGCTGAAGCTCCTGGAGGACTTGCTGACAGTTGATGTGGGACATTTCCGCTGGTCTTGTAATAAGCAGCATTTTGTCTGTCACATCACGAGGTTGCGGTAATTGTTCCGAAGCAACTGGTGTGCCTGTGTGTAGTGGTGCGACGGGGTCTTCCAGGGCGCAGGCGTACAACTGCGCATTGTAAGCGCATGCTGTCCTTAGCTGACCTGAGTTTAGAGCTGCTGCCAAAGACAAAGATGCTCAGCCCTTCTGAAAACCAGTGGGTTTGCAGTAAAGTGCTGTCCTCTGCACCTGCAAACAAGGGATAGCTACTACTTTGTAAAGAttaagagtttttattttaatgccaaTTATGTAAACTTGGTGTCTTGTATCTTTCAGATTCCTCTTGTGGCACTTCCAGAATAAGCTGTAAAACTGAAGGCATTGCAGTGACTATCGGGAGTTAACCTTTCTTTTAATGACCTAAGCTTAGACATCTAGGTCTATAAAGGCTTTTATAGATGTTTAAAACAGGGTTTGACATTTGTGACCACTAtggggttatttaaaaaaacaaaacaaaacaaacaataaaacctcTTGCATCTAACACTTGAATGGGGCTAATCAGGGGTTGTTTCAAAGAAGCCTTTGTAGGAATTCTaggacttcagaaataaaactgtaagtAGAACAGGATTTTAGATTGTCCTagaattttccatatttttgtacCTGTTCATTGCGTCGGTGGAGTAGAATGGGAATAGAAATGTTACAAAGTTTGACTAAAAGGAAATAGGGTCAGCTAAGgattaaaagcaaagctgaatttaATGCCCCTCAAGTAACTGCTTTATCAGCTCAGTGCTAtcccttttatttctctgggAATGGAGTTTGGGTGGTAGAGGAGATGGAATAAAGTCTGTAAAGTCCTGAAAAAGAGAACTGGTTTGTGTCTTTGTATTAAATGTTAACAACATTGTTAAATAAACTAAGATTTTTGTATCTCACAACCAACTCTGTGTGGCAGCTCTCAGTCCTTTACTTCAGCAAGTGGCTGGCAACTCTGAGCGGATGTCCCTTGAGTTTTAGCACTCTCCTCTATAACAAAAAAAGTCCAGTGAATCCATTTGCATCATTTACCTGGATGTGAGAAGAACAAAAGGGCAGAATATTTGCAGAGTGCACCTGTAAGACAGAATTAGTCTGTGACACATCCCAAACTTAGGAACCCTGCTTTAGATTGCTAAGAGCTTAGTCCTGCTGGAGCTTTTActgtttcctctctctgcatGGTAGTGTTTTTGCCAGGGGGCAACAGCAGCAAggtttggggttccccccccccccccccccccaatattcaAATGAAAGTCTGCTACTAAACTTGTTCTGCTTCTGTTTGATTTGAAGttgacttctgaatttttttcaatgtaattatGTTGGTATATGAACAGTTTTCTTTACCAGTCCTACACTCTTGGAAGAGTATGGAGTGGTCCTGCCCTGCTTAGCGCTATTGGGATATGGTTTGGTTTCAAGGTATGTGAAAATTATAACCGCTCTTGGTTGAATATTCATTAGGAATGCCAGACAAATTAGTGATGATTTAATAGTGTTGTGAACTATTGATGTTGCTGAATAAATGGAGTATTTAGCATCTTATGCAACAAGACATTCTACAAGTACGTCTTTCCTAGCCCCtttatgtgcatatgtgtatctATTTATGTAAACGTATGCATGTTTTTGTTGGGGATACAGAGTAACAAAGGAGGGTAGAGAGTGATGCTGTAGTTTTTGCACAGGGATTTGGAGAATCTTCGTGTGGTGAGGTTTTGGGACAGCGAAGGAGTACTTAAACTCTACCAAACACCACAGTTTAGAAAAGAAAGCTTATGCAATTCTAAATCGCCGATCATTGTTAAAACAAACTTTtgattcttttgttgttgttttgatttttttgttgttgtgggtgGTATAAATCTTAGTTGTTGGAGTGTGGTCTTTCtattgtttttcaaattaaactGCAGACTACCTGTTACATACCCTGGCATAAGGGCACAGGTTAACCTACAGGGCAGCTGGACTAAGTGCAGCTCCTCTCAGTACCCTCACGCTATGTCCGAGCAGTAGGAAGCTCCAGAAGGGAGAATTTGTTTTGTACTAATGCAGAGCTCCAGGAGCAGACATTTTATGATGCTTTCAGTCAAATCAATGGAGCAAGATTAACTTCGGTCAGGCAGAAACAAACCTGAATGAGGCCTAAAGATACCATTGTGTGGATTtacaagtttcatttttaataaaactttgtatttaaGCTATGTGTAAGTGTTCTGGGAACACTTATACTTCATAACCATTCAttattttgaatgtaaaatactgatttttgtctGTACTACCAAAACCAGTTAAATTCTTCAGTTCCTAACAGTTttagttttcattctttctgctactttttttttttgcttttgttttgccttaatTTAGTCAATTTAAGGCTTGTCTATTtcttagtaatttttattttatattctactTCTAGTGGCTATAAATAGAGCAACTACTTGTTAATCACCCAGATTTgcaccaattttttttaaactttgttatgCCAAAATAAACAATGTAGACACACAGAGTCAGATCTCacctctttgcttttgcaggccATCAAAAATGACGTGGAAGTAGGGCCTCTAATCTAACAAATCTTGGCTGCCTGTAGGTTTGtatctctgctttcccttttccctggcTGCCTGTTTTTATGCTCTTTGAGGTTTATTTTTGAGACCTTTACCCTGTGGGCCTCATGGCCTCAAAGGAGACATGCAAATCAGTTCATTACGTAAGGCTCATTACCGTAAGAAATGAGGCTAAAAACTGGGATTGAGTACACCAGTGAAGGCAAAGTCCCAGGGAGAAAAAACAATTCTCTGTAAGGTCTGGCTCACCTTAAAAATAGGTAAAACGGATAAAAAGCAGTAAAGCAAGAAAGTGACAGGTAGAAGCCTCCCAAAGCATCTGTTTTGGAAGCAGTACATGGTAAAAAAAAGTACAAGTTTTTCAGAGGTCTCATGCATCAGGCTTCTGTTCTAGCAGCCCTCTGTGGCTGAGTTATAAATTAGTGGATGAATGTAAAACCAGCTAAAGGATGGCATCTTATCAGGCCCGTGGCGTGGTGGTGTGTAGTCCTTGCCGTGAAGAGTTTTACCAAAGATTAAGTTTCCTTTAGCAGGCCTACTCGCACTAGTATCAAAGAGCTGCTGAACGACAACCCAGCAGTTCTAGTTCTCTTCAGTGTATTagcaggctgctttttttttttttatcttaatgaCTGAATACAGGGTCACAGATAAGGCTCTTTTCTATGAAGGCATGTTCAAACAGTTGACTTCATTTTGCAATATAATCTTAAAAGTACCttggaaaattaaaatgagaaaagattttattGCAACAAGTAAGAaactacacaaaaatatttacttcccAAACTCTTGCAAAAAAGATACCTGACAACAGTAGCTGTTTAAGACTTGGTTCATAATtttactgtaggaaaaaaaacccctaattccctccctttctcttAGAATATGGTCTGCAAGGTGACGAGTTGAGGGGCCTACTACTGAGATCTTTGTAGAACTTGTTAAGCATCTCTCCTTTCAAACCTAGTAACTATAAAGTGAAAACTGAATTTAGTcttaaaaaatttgaaaatatattttggtatatataaaaattaagagGCATGCAGAAGAAGAAACCTCATTCTAGAAACAGAACTTCAGAGGATGGTACCTATCGGTGTTCTTCACCTCAGCTAATAAAGGGCGTGTTTGTGCCAGTTTGGGTAGGTAGCTTTCCTGTGGTTTTAGctcttttatttattctcttctattgcaaatgcatttatttcaagaaaaatatctgaTAAGAGTTACATAAAATCAAGGACAAATCAAGTTCCACATGATTCATCCCTATACACCATATCTATTTTACTATGTGAAGAGGCAGCAGTAATCTCGGATAAAGTAGGGTAGGTTTTTTTGCCTAAAATACACTTTTATGTGTCTGTCTGTAGAGTTTGATGGACTTTATTACCACTCTTTCCAACCAAGACAAACACGCAATAGACTATAGTGAGACAGGATGGGGCAGAGCTTCTGGGAAGGAAGTGAGGGGTTACTTACCTGCACTCGAGTATTATTAAAACAATGCTGGTCCTATAGACCTTTACTTTTGGTGTAGGGTACCTCTAGCATGGAGCTGTGGAGACTCTTCTAGGGAGTAGCGTAGCCTTTCTTCCTCTCGGCGGTACGTATATTGCAAGTAGGAATATGATGAGGTCACTATAAGAATGAAATCTTCAGCTCCTTTTTTGCAGGTGCCCTCTATGGGAAGAAATCCAATAA
The genomic region above belongs to Mycteria americana isolate JAX WOST 10 ecotype Jacksonville Zoo and Gardens chromosome 1, USCA_MyAme_1.0, whole genome shotgun sequence and contains:
- the CLNS1A gene encoding methylosome subunit pICln; translation: MVEEGGGGGAMSFLKRFPPPAEGVRHQQPDTEAVLAGRTLGAGTLYIAESRLSWLENSGVGFSLDYPTISLHAVSRDLNAYPWEHLYVMVNAKFEEETKEAPMAEGEEEEEDSDDDVEPIAEFRFVPSDKSALEAMFSAMCECQALHPDPDDEDSDNDYEGEEYDVEAHELEQGNIPTFYTYEEGLSHLTAEGQATLERLEGMLAQSVSSQYNMAGVRTEDSIREFEDGMEVDMAPVVAGQFEDAEVDH